A segment of the Patescibacteria group bacterium genome:
AATCAAGATCACCAAAGACAGTAAGAGCGAGCGTGCGGGGAATAGGGGTTGCAGTCATTGAAAGCAGATGTGGAATTTGGGCTTGTTTGTTTACAAGTTTTTGTCGTTGCTTGGTACCAAATCTGTGTTGCTCATCAATGATTACATATGACAGATGCTTAAACTGCACGGCTTTTTGAATAAGAGAATGCGTTCCAATAAGAATGGGAATTTCACCATTGGCTACCCATTTCAAAAGTTGGGTGCGAGAAATGTCGGTCCATCCTTCAGGATTTACTTTTGAAGGAAACTTTTTGCAACCAGATGAAGTGATGAGTCCAATACTAATTCCTAAATGATAAAAATATTTAATAAATGATTCGAAATGTTGTTTGGCCAAGATTTCAGTAGGGCACATGTAGGCAACTTGAAGAGTCCCGAAAACTTGTCCCTTTGGACGAGTGGTTACTGCTGCATAAGTGGTAGTTGCTGCCACTGCTGTTTTTCCAGATCCCACATCTCCTTCAAGAAGTCGTGACATAGGATGACCTGATTTAAAATCATCGATGATTTGTGAGATGGCTTTTGCTTGTGCTTCGGTTTCTTTAAACGGAAAACGTGAAGTGAACTTTTCTAAATCAGAATACTCTTTTTCGATAATAAATGCAGGATTATTTTCGTTCTCGAGTCTATCTTTTTGTTTTAAGAGCTGGATCATAAACACTTCTTCAAAAGCAAAACGTTTTCGTGCTGCTTCAGAGTCACTCAATTTGCGGGGAGTGTGAATCCAGATAAGCGCAGTCTTTAATCCAGGTAATTTATATTTTTCTAGAATTTCTTGTGGAATTGGATCTTCACATGAATCTAAACTATTTGCAGAAAATACTTTTTGAATAGCATGAAAGATCCATCGTGAAGTAATTCCCTGAGTTTCAGGATATACAGGGTAGAGACCACCTTGCTCGTGTGATTCGCCAAAAAGGGAAGTGCCTGCAACTGCTGGAGGCTTATCGGTAAATTCATATTCAGGATTTGAAAGATAGAAGCCTCCTGTTTTTCGTTCACTTACTTTTCCTGTAAAGCGAGCATATGATCCTTCGGGAATCATCTTGGCAATATATGCTTGGTGAAACCACACTACTCCCATAGTTCCTGTCGCATCTTCAAGCGTAGCTTTGGCCATGGGGATCTTAGAACGAAAACCTTTTTTTAATTCTACCCCTGTAATTTTTGCATAAATAGAAGCTGTTTCTCCTTTAACCAAATTAGAAATATTTTTAACATCTCCAGCTTCAGAATAGCGGGTGGGGAAATAGTAGAGCAAATCTTCAATAGTCTTAAGACCAAGTCGTTGAAGTGCTTTCTTTTGGATATCTAATGTTCGGAAGGCTTTCTCAATCGGTGTCGTGAGTTCCATTGCCCCTAGAGTATACCAAATTTTTGACCTTGTTTTACAATAAAGCCTTCATCACAAAGCTTCAGCAAATTTTTATCTATGATCTCAGGAGTAGTACTGATATTTTCTAGTTCTAGTTGCTTTATAAGACTTTTTTCTGTCTGAGGGCTTTTTGTAATAGCTCGAACAATAGCAGCTCGTATTTGCCGATTAGAGCCAATAAATTTAGATTGTTTCGTATAGTGCTTGCTGCGTTTATTTGCATTACCATGAGCCTTTTTGAGCATCACACCATAGTCCATGAGTGCATAGTACCAATCTCTGGGGTTTTTTTGATCTAAAGTTTTTCTAACTAACTCTAAAATTTCTGAGTCGTGAATCTCACCATGCTCTTTGGAGAAAAATTCATGAATGTACACTGTCCGAATGTTGGTTTCTATAATTGGATGAGCTTTATTAAATGCGAATGCTAGGACTGCACCGGCAGTGTATGGCCCAATGCCAGGTAAATCTAATAGTTCTGCATACGTAGTTGGGAATTTTTTAGAATACTTTTGTACAACAGTTTGTGCTGCACGCTGCAATGCTAATGCTCGTCTGTTGTAACCCAAGCCTTGCCAATAGGTAAGAACTTGCTGTAATGGAGCTTTTGCAAGCACTTCTGCTGTGGGAAATACTTCAAGCCATGCTGTGTATTTTGGAATAACTCGTTCTGTCTGGGTTTGTTGAAGCATTATTTCTGAAACCAAAATAGCGTAGGGATCTGTGGTTGTGCGCCATGGAAAAATGCGCTTGTTGGCGGCATAATAATCCCAGATGAGTTTTTTGAATTTCTCATGAGTCATGGCAGAATACTATCATGAAAATCTTTATTGGCCTGGTCGGAGAAAAGGGTAGTGGCAAAGACACGTTTGCAGAATGCTTGCAGCACTGTACCAATGACTACCGAATTAAACGCGTAAGATCCTCAGATATATTAGGAGAGACACTTGATATGTGGCATTTGCCTAAAACTCGGCACAATTTGCAGCATGTAGCTATTGTTATGGATGAAGGTTTTGGTAAGGGGACGCTTACCAATGCACTACGCACGAGGATTGAGCAGATGGATGCAGATATTGTGGTATTTGATGCTGTGCGATGGATGAGTGATCTTGAAATGGTTAGATCATTCCCATGTAATTTTCTTGTATATATTACTGCTGATAGTAAGACTCGTTATGATCGAACGGTGAAGCGAAAAGAGAAGGTTGGAGAGGCCACAACTTCTTTTGAAGAATTTGTTCAAGATGAACTGATTTCAACAGAAACGGATATTCCCAAAATAGGAGCGCAAGCTGATATAAAGATTGAAAATACAGATGACATTGCCAAGTTTAAAGCCTTAGTTGTGGAATTTTATCAACAGAAAGTATTGCCCTCAATCCCACGTCTATAATCGTATGATATACTGGTTAGCACATCAGTATTAAATTAGTAATTAGTATCACTTTTATGCAAACAGACCCAATTTCATCAGCACAGGAACCATCACAGGTTGTTTCTCGAGGACAGATCTATGCTCCAACAGATCCAGCTGAAGAAGGAATTTGCATTGGTTGCGAATAGTATCTATTTTAAACAAAACCCCTTCAACCATATGTTGAAGGGGTTTTTGTTTGGTTAGTTTTTCTTCTGTAATGCTGAGAGAAGTCTCAGAATAGTTCCATTGGTCCATCCAAAACCTATTTCATTGGTACTATACCCATAATCAATACCGTGGAGCTGAGATGAACTTGAAATTACATCATATTTTTCTACAAGAGTACCGTAGAGTGTAAAGTTTTTGAGACACATAGAGATGAATTTCTCACTAAGTCGATCTGCCTCTTCGTTATATCCATATTTTCGTAACCCTTCAATTGCTACCATGTTTAAAGGTGCCCAGCCAAAAGGCATATCCCACTGCATTCCGCTTTCATTATTGCTGCAAAGTAACCCTCCATCACGTTCAAAGAGTGGAAGAGACTTTACCAATCGAGCTGCTTGCTCTTTTGTTGCAACTCCTACCCACATAGGGTAAAACGTTGTGGTAAATAAATATTTTCTGAGTTTTTTTTGAGTACTATGATAATCATAAAACTGCCCATCCTGCTCATCCCAGAGTACTGTTTGAATTTTAGCAGCACGAGTAAGTGCTCGTGTTCGCCATACATCAATACCAGAAAGCCCGAGAATTTTTAGGATGTGCATCATGTCATTTTCAAACTGATACAGCAGGGAATTGAGACACACAGGATTGTATGACATGCAATCAATGTTAAACGGACCAAATCGATCAGATGGATCAAAGCCCGATTCTCGCATGGTACGATCGCCCTTATAAAAAAGATCAGTTAATTGATGATTTTCTTTGTCATAATAAAGACTTACATCATATCGATCATGATCATGGGTTAAAAAGTAATCTAAGATTCGGTCATAGTGTGTAAAACCCTTTTCATCTCGTTCACTAGAAATTACTTCAGGTGCTGGGCCATTACCAGTATCATAATAGCGAGAAAGACCAGTTTCGGGAGTTATGTGCGGTTCTTCCATCCAAAACTTATAAGTGTCTTCTAGGGCTGAGAGTGTGCTTGCGAGCCATTCTTTATCTTCAGTCTTCT
Coding sequences within it:
- the recG gene encoding ATP-dependent DNA helicase RecG translates to MELTTPIEKAFRTLDIQKKALQRLGLKTIEDLLYYFPTRYSEAGDVKNISNLVKGETASIYAKITGVELKKGFRSKIPMAKATLEDATGTMGVVWFHQAYIAKMIPEGSYARFTGKVSERKTGGFYLSNPEYEFTDKPPAVAGTSLFGESHEQGGLYPVYPETQGITSRWIFHAIQKVFSANSLDSCEDPIPQEILEKYKLPGLKTALIWIHTPRKLSDSEAARKRFAFEEVFMIQLLKQKDRLENENNPAFIIEKEYSDLEKFTSRFPFKETEAQAKAISQIIDDFKSGHPMSRLLEGDVGSGKTAVAATTTYAAVTTRPKGQVFGTLQVAYMCPTEILAKQHFESFIKYFYHLGISIGLITSSGCKKFPSKVNPEGWTDISRTQLLKWVANGEIPILIGTHSLIQKAVQFKHLSYVIIDEQHRFGTKQRQKLVNKQAQIPHLLSMTATPIPRTLALTVFGDLDLTLLDQMPVGRKPIITDIIPPTKRAQTYERIREEMKAGRQLYVICPRIDEPDPSKEFAVEAKSVKEEAKRLKKEVFPEYNIDILHSKMKPDEKEDVMQDFSDGKIHILVATSVVEVGVNVPNATIIIIEGAERFGLSQLHQLRGRVIRSNHQAYCYVFSETSSQKSMDRLNALKTAKNGFELSEFDLQLRGAGQLYGRKQWGVSDLAMEAMKNLKMVEAARTEARTLLEHDLTLSHYPILKNKVARQDDIHFE
- a CDS encoding A/G-specific adenine glycosylase, which produces MTHEKFKKLIWDYYAANKRIFPWRTTTDPYAILVSEIMLQQTQTERVIPKYTAWLEVFPTAEVLAKAPLQQVLTYWQGLGYNRRALALQRAAQTVVQKYSKKFPTTYAELLDLPGIGPYTAGAVLAFAFNKAHPIIETNIRTVYIHEFFSKEHGEIHDSEILELVRKTLDQKNPRDWYYALMDYGVMLKKAHGNANKRSKHYTKQSKFIGSNRQIRAAIVRAITKSPQTEKSLIKQLELENISTTPEIIDKNLLKLCDEGFIVKQGQKFGIL
- a CDS encoding trehalase family glycosidase, with amino-acid sequence MKITRDELQPMLDYIKQSWTGALFRSNLHLADAAVDPKTTPGDNGRWNVFIPKSENAGRVMDVLRKQMSEANLGRINLCNLPEDGEVQDHGLLYLPKSYVVPGGRFNEMYGWDSYFIIAGLLLDGEIELAKNMVDNFIYQVIYYGKILNANRTYYLSRSNPPFLSRMVLEVYEKTEDKEWLASTLSALEDTYKFWMEEPHITPETGLSRYYDTGNGPAPEVISSERDEKGFTHYDRILDYFLTHDHDRYDVSLYYDKENHQLTDLFYKGDRTMRESGFDPSDRFGPFNIDCMSYNPVCLNSLLYQFENDMMHILKILGLSGIDVWRTRALTRAAKIQTVLWDEQDGQFYDYHSTQKKLRKYLFTTTFYPMWVGVATKEQAARLVKSLPLFERDGGLLCSNNESGMQWDMPFGWAPLNMVAIEGLRKYGYNEEADRLSEKFISMCLKNFTLYGTLVEKYDVISSSSQLHGIDYGYSTNEIGFGWTNGTILRLLSALQKKN